The following proteins come from a genomic window of Mucinivorans hirudinis:
- a CDS encoding putative TonB-dependent receptor has translation MIRNLLITILLLAILSTQAQSIRGSIVNPRGESIAGAQLSVTHLRKSLVLWEGQSDSAGRFSLPPMELKDSLGLSVFHYEYELYVQLLPTNHQELQVTMIPSSVAHQISEVTVIGHAKPMYFDKGDLVVDVARVTNFERLSTKQLINRIPGLFVDGEQVMFKNSPVVIYINGSKPTIPASEVLKYIESLPAGAVEELRLIPMPSNRYGGAEAVIDIKIKSLSPDDFYSKTTANGSVVGSLLGGGVEEFLMFRKKNITFNTNLSLYDAKSYSKSVDNNYIEKPDITIFSPTEIKEDRKVINSSSNLTVDMKNNSKMDFNLFIYYDQNKKDRDWSYTENSQPTKQYYGNIEGNDDMYSLAAKYSTDEAKKHAFSVGYSGMYGSLNNSGNYFLQNDKEVYNGYLTTDYSMRGHIHNLTADGTSKFLDGKLQLKYGIYADANFLSDNTYDYDYGTSALKSSNQFTANEFNLRGYVRIDRIISEDQGLSFDIGYYQTIYKYDTDINTSGDEFKNSYGNFVPNFTYWLLSTNYRLILNLITSTDRPHYTYLLPGKRYISNYGYTVGNPNLASVTSYDLKLNQLFWDILAFDMRTRLSQNDINLYMNVDSDGLIESTRNNTSDRLFYEASLVIPFQTSNKKFYGSLYGALFGNYYFNVNPTLGMGFVTKNTFAGVARVNMYYDITKRLSLEGSFRWRSKREGFQSVTSEYYDLSVGASYAFLKNKDLIVNVRARDFIKGLQAYAYDSYVAGNYFENQRTRVPFIELSVSYIFSKGKDVKYRNNQGDFSRMMP, from the coding sequence ATGATTCGAAATTTACTCATCACCATTTTGTTATTAGCAATTCTCTCTACTCAGGCACAATCTATTCGAGGTTCGATAGTTAATCCACGGGGAGAGAGCATTGCAGGTGCACAGTTAAGCGTTACTCATTTACGTAAAAGTCTGGTGTTATGGGAAGGACAAAGTGATAGTGCCGGACGTTTTTCACTACCTCCTATGGAGCTAAAAGATAGCCTAGGTCTTAGTGTGTTTCATTATGAGTACGAACTATATGTGCAGTTACTACCTACTAATCACCAAGAGCTGCAAGTTACTATGATTCCATCCTCGGTAGCACATCAAATCAGTGAGGTCACGGTTATAGGTCACGCTAAACCTATGTATTTTGATAAGGGTGACCTTGTTGTTGATGTGGCAAGGGTGACGAATTTCGAACGATTATCTACAAAGCAACTTATAAATCGAATACCCGGGTTGTTTGTGGATGGCGAACAAGTGATGTTTAAAAACTCTCCGGTGGTAATCTATATCAATGGTTCCAAGCCGACAATACCAGCCAGTGAAGTTCTCAAGTACATAGAATCTCTGCCGGCTGGTGCAGTGGAGGAGTTGAGATTAATACCTATGCCATCCAATAGATATGGTGGTGCTGAAGCGGTGATTGACATCAAAATCAAATCGTTGAGCCCAGATGATTTCTACTCTAAAACTACAGCTAATGGCTCTGTCGTTGGTTCTCTTTTGGGTGGTGGAGTCGAGGAGTTTTTGATGTTCCGAAAGAAGAATATAACATTCAATACAAATCTTAGCCTATACGATGCCAAAAGCTATTCGAAATCAGTGGATAACAATTATATTGAAAAACCAGATATTACCATTTTCTCACCCACCGAGATTAAAGAAGATAGAAAAGTCATAAACTCGTCATCAAATTTGACTGTTGATATGAAAAACAACAGTAAGATGGATTTTAATCTTTTTATCTATTATGACCAAAATAAAAAAGATAGAGACTGGAGTTACACAGAAAACTCACAGCCAACCAAACAGTACTACGGCAACATAGAAGGCAATGACGATATGTACTCCCTAGCCGCGAAATACTCAACTGATGAGGCAAAAAAACATGCGTTTTCGGTAGGTTACAGCGGAATGTACGGCAGTTTAAATAACAGTGGAAATTACTTTTTGCAAAATGACAAAGAGGTTTATAATGGCTATCTTACGACAGATTATTCAATGCGTGGGCATATACATAACTTGACGGCAGATGGAACGAGCAAGTTTTTGGATGGAAAGTTGCAGTTAAAGTATGGCATTTATGCCGATGCGAACTTCCTGAGTGACAACACTTACGATTACGACTACGGCACAAGTGCGCTGAAAAGCAGTAATCAATTCACAGCAAATGAGTTTAACCTACGTGGGTATGTTCGCATTGATCGTATTATTTCTGAAGACCAAGGATTATCTTTCGATATTGGATACTATCAGACTATATACAAATACGATACCGACATAAACACAAGTGGAGATGAGTTCAAAAATTCTTATGGCAATTTTGTGCCAAATTTCACGTACTGGTTATTATCAACAAATTACCGCCTCATTCTCAATCTGATAACATCTACAGACAGACCTCACTATACATATTTACTTCCCGGTAAAAGATACATAAGTAACTATGGCTACACCGTTGGAAATCCAAATCTTGCAAGTGTGACATCATATGATTTAAAATTAAATCAACTTTTTTGGGATATTCTGGCTTTCGACATGCGTACGCGTTTGTCTCAAAACGACATTAATTTGTATATGAATGTTGACTCAGATGGATTGATAGAATCTACGAGAAACAACACTTCAGATAGGCTTTTCTATGAGGCTTCATTAGTTATACCTTTTCAAACATCAAACAAGAAATTTTACGGTTCACTCTATGGTGCACTCTTCGGTAACTACTATTTTAATGTAAACCCAACCCTGGGTATGGGGTTCGTAACTAAAAATACTTTTGCAGGCGTGGCTCGCGTAAATATGTACTATGACATTACTAAAAGACTTTCATTAGAGGGTAGTTTTAGATGGAGGTCAAAGAGAGAGGGTTTTCAGTCCGTCACCAGTGAATATTACGATTTATCAGTTGGAGCTTCGTATGCTTTCCTCAAAAACAAGGATTTAATAGTAAATGTCAGGGCACGAGATTTTATAAAAGGCTTGCAAGCATACGCTTATGACTCTTATGTTGCTGGGAACTACTTCGAAAACCAAAGAACAAGAGTGCCGTTTATAGAACTATCTGTGTCTTATATATTTAGCAAAGGTAAAGATGTTAAATACAGAAACAATCAGGGCGATTTTAGTCGTATGATGCCGTAA